One window from the genome of Acanthochromis polyacanthus isolate Apoly-LR-REF ecotype Palm Island chromosome 21, KAUST_Apoly_ChrSc, whole genome shotgun sequence encodes:
- the LOC110945715 gene encoding myosin heavy chain, fast skeletal muscle-like, producing MSTDAEMEQYGPAAIFLRKPERERIEAQTAPFDAKTAFFVPDNDEMYLKGKLTKKEGGKATVETDGGKSITVKEDEIHPRNPPKFDKMEDMAMMTHLNEPSVLYNLKERYASWMIYTYSGLFCVVVNPYKWLPVYDATCVAAYRGKKRIEAPPHIFSISDNAYQFMLTDRENQSVLITGESGAGKTVNTKRVIQYFATIASLGAKKAEATPGKMQGSLEDQIVAANPLLEAYGNAKTVRNDNSSRFGKFIRIHFGSSGKLASADIETYLLEKSRVTFQLSAERSYHIFYQLMTGHKPELLEALLITTNPYDYPMISQGEITVKSINDVEEFIATDTAIDILGFNAEEKINIYKLTGAVMHHGNMKFKQKQREEQAEPDGTEVADKIAYLFGLNSADMLKALCYPRVKVGNEMVTKGQTVPQVNNAVSALCKSVYEKMFLWMVIRINEMLDTKQPRQFFIGVLDIAGFEIFDFNSLEQLCINFTNEKLQQFFNHTMFVLEQEEYKKEGIEWEFIDFGMDLAACIELIEKPMGIFSILEEECMFPKASDTTFKNKLHDQHLGKTKAFEKPKPGKGKAEAHFSLVHYAGTVDYNITGWLDKNKDPLNESVVQLYQKSANKLLVLLYAAHASAEEASGGGGGKKGGKKKGGSFQTVSALFRENLGKLMTNLRSTHPHFVRCLIPNETKTPGLMENFLVIHQLRCNGVLEGIRICRKGFPSRILYGDFKQRYKVLNASVIPEGQFIDNKKASEKLLGSIDVDHTQYKFGHTKVFFKAGLLGLLEEMRDEKLASLVTMTQALCRGYVMRKEFVKMMERRESIYTIQYNIRSFMNVKNWPWLKVYFKIKPLLKSAETEKELQQMKENYDKMQSDLAAALAKKKELEEKMVSLLQEKNDLQLQVAAEVENLSDAEERCEGLIKSKIQLEAKLKETTERLEDEEEINAELTAKKRKLEDECSELKKDIDDLELTLAKVEKEKHATENKVKNLTEEMATQDESIAKLTKEKKALQESHQQTLDDLQAEEDKVNTLTKAKTKLEQQVDDLEGSLEQEKKLRMDLERAKRKLEGDLKLAQESIMDLENDKQQSEEKIKKKDFETSQLLSKIEDEQSLGAQLQKKIKELQARIEELEEEIEAERAARAKVEKQRADLSRELEEISERLEEAGGATAAQIEMNKKREAEFQKLRRDLEESTLQHESTAAALRKKQADSVAELGEQIDNLQRVKQKLEKEKSEYKMEIDDLSSNMEGVAKAKGNLEKMCRTLEDQLSELKAKNDENVRQLNDINAQRARLQTENGEFSRQLEEKEALVSQLTRGKQAFTQQIEELKRHIEEEVKAKNALAHGVQSARHDCDLLREQFEEEQEAKAELQRGMSKANSEVAQWRSKYETDAIQRTEELEEAKKKLAQRLQEAEESIEAVNSKCASLEKTKQRLQGEVEDLMIDVERANALAANLDKKQRNFDKVLAEWKQKYEEGQAELEGAQKEARSLSTELFKMKNSYEEALDHLETMKRENKNLQQEISDLTEQIGETGKSIHELEKAKKTVETEKSEIQTALEEAEGTLEHEEAKILRVQLELNQVKGEVDRKLAEKDEEMEQIKRNSQRVIDSMQSNLDAEVRSRNDALRVKKKMEGDLNEMEIQLSHANRQAAEAQKQLRNVQGQLKDAQLHLDDAVRGQEDMKEQVAMVERRNGLMVAEIDELRAALEQTERGRKVAEQELVDASERVGLLHSQNTSLLNTKKKLESDLVQVQSEVDDAVQEARNAEEKAKKAITDAAMMAEELKKEQDTSAHLERMKKNLEVTVKDLQHRLDEAENLAMKGGKKQLQKLESRVRELETEVEGEQRRGADAVKGVRKYERRVKELTYQTEEDKKNMTRLQDLVDKLQLKVKAYKRQSEEAEEQANTHMSRLRKVQHELEEAQERADIAESQVNKLRAKSRDAGKSESAE from the exons ATGAGCACAGACGCGGAGATGGAGCAGTATGGCCCGGCGGCCATTTTCCTCCGGAAGCCAGAAAGGGAGAGGATTGAGGCCCAAACTGCTCCATTTGATGCCAAAACAGCCTTCTTTGTGCCAGATAATGATGAGATGTATCTCAAGGGTAAACTCACCAAAAAGGAGGGTGGCAAAGCCACAGTTGAGACAGATGGGGGAAAG AGTATCACTGTAAAAGAGGATGAGATCCATCCCAGGAATCCTCCAAAGTTCGATAAGATGGAGGACATGGCCATGATGACCCACCTCAACGAGCCATCTGTGTTGTATAACCTCAAAGAGCGTTATGCCTCATGGATGATCTAT ACCTACTCTGGCTTGTTCTGTGTTGTCGTGAATCCCTACAAATGGCTTCCCGTGTATGACGCTACATGTGTAGCAGCATACAGAGGCAAAAAGAGGATTGAGGCTCCACCCCACATCTTCTCCATCTCTGACAATGCCTATCAGTTCATGCTCACTG atCGTGAGAACCAGTCTGTCCTGATCAC CGGAGAATCTGGTGCTGGAAAGACTGTCAACACCAAGCGTGTCATCCAGTACTTTGCAACAATTGCATCTCTGGGAGCAAAGAAGGCTGAGGCAACACCTGGCAAGATGCAG GGCTCCCTTGAGGACCAAATTGTTGCAGCCAACCCTCTGCTGGAGGCCTATGGTAATGCCAAGACTGTGAGGAATGACAACTCCTCTCGTTTT GGTAAATTCATCAGGATCCACTTCGGTTCTTCTGGCAAGCTGGCCTCAGCTGATATTGAAACAT ATCTGCTGGAGAAGTCCCGTGTTACCTTCCAGTTGTCTGCTGAGAGGAGCTACCATATCTTCTATCAGTTGATGACTGGACACAAGCCTGAGCTCCTGG AGGCTCTTCTGATCACCACAAACCCCTATGACTATCCAATGATCAGTCAGGGTGAAATCACTGTTAAGAGCATCAATGATGTGGAGGAGTTCATTGCAACAGAT ACTGCTATTGACATCTTGGGCTTCAACGCTGAAGAGAAAATCAACATCTACAAGCTGACCGGTGCTGTGATGCATCACGGCAACATGAAATTCaagcagaagcagagagaggagcaggCTGAGCCTGATGGCACTGAGG TGGCTGATAAAATCGCCTATCTCTTCGGCCTGAACTCAGCTGATATGCTGAAAGCTCTGTGCTACCCAAGAGTCAAGGTCGGCAATGAGATGGTCACCAAAGGTCAGACCGTCCCACAg GTCAACAATGCTGTCAGCGCTCTGTGCAAGTCtgtctatgagaaaatgttcTTGTGGATGGTCATCCGTATCAATGAGATGCTGGACACAAAGCAGCCAAGACAGTTCTTCATTGGAGTGTTGGACATTGCTGGATTTGAGATCTTTGAT TTCAACAGCTTGGAGCAACTCTGCATCAACTTCACCAATGAGAAACTGCAACAGTTCTTCAACCACACCATGTTTGTCCTGGAGCAAGAGGAGTACAAGAAAGAAGGTATCGAATGGGAGTTCATTGACTTCGGCATGGACTTGGCTGCCTGCATTGAGCTTATCGAGAAG CCAATGGGCATCTTCTCCATCCTTGAAGAGGAGTGCATGTTCCCCAAGGCCTCTGATACAACTTTCAAGAACAAGCTGCATGATCAGCATCTTGGCAAGACCAAGGCCTTTGAGAAGCCAAAGCCTGGAAAGGGCAAGGCTGAGGCTCACTTCTCCCTGGTTCACTATGCTGGTACAGTGGACTACAATATCACTGGCTGGCTGGACAAGAACAAGGACCCACTGAATGAATCTGTTGTTCAGCTCTACCAGAAGTCTGCAAACAAACTGCTAGTCCTCCTGTATGCAGCCCATGCCTCAGCTGAGG AGGCTTCTGGTGGTGGCGGTGGCAAGAAGGGTGGAAAGAAGAAGGGTGGCTCCTTCCAGACTGTGTCCGCTCTTTTCAGA GAGAACTTGGGCAAACTGATGACCAACTTGAGGAGCACACACCCTCACTTTGTCCGTTGCTTGATTCCCAATGAGACAAAGACTCCAG GTCTCATGGAGAACTTCTTGGTCATCCATCAGCTGAGGTGTAATGGTGTGCTGGAGGGCATCAGAATCTGCAGAAAGGGCTTCCCCAGCAGGATCCTCTACGGTGACTTCAAGCAAAG ATACAAAGTATTGAATGCCAGTGTCATCCCTGAGGGACAGTTCATTGACAACAAGAAAGCTTCAGAGAAGCTGTTGGGCTCCATTGATGTGGACCACACTCAGtacaagtttggacacactaAG GTGTTCTTCAAAGCTGGTCTGCTTGGTCTCCTTGAGGAGATGAGAGATGAGAAACTGGCTTCACTGGTGACCATGACTCAGGCTCTCTGCAGAGGATATGTCATGAGGAAAGAGTTTGTAAAGATGATGGAGAGGAg AGAGTCTATCTACACCATCCAGTACAACATCCGTTCATTCATGAATGTGAAGAACTGGCCATGGCTGAAGGTGTACTTCAAGATCAAACCTCTTCTGAAGAGTGCTGAGACTGAGAAGGAGTTGCAGCAGATGAAAGAGAACTATGATAAGATGCAGTCAgatctggctgctgctttgGCTAAGaagaaggagctggaggagaagatggTTTCCCTCCTACAGGAGAAGAAtgacctgcaactccaagtggCTGCA GAAGTTGAGAATCTCTCTGATGCTGAGGAAAGGTGTGAGGGGCTCATTAAGAGCAAGATCCAGCTCGAGGCCAAACTCAAAGAGACAACTGAGAGactggaggatgaagaggaaatCAATGCTGAGCTGACTGCCAAGAAAAGGAAGTTGGAGGATGAATGCTCTGAGCTGAAGAAGGACATTGATGACTTGGAGCTCACCTTGGCTAAAGTGGAGAAGGAGAAACATGCCACAGAAAACAAG GTGAAAAACCTGACAGAGGAAATGGCCACTCAAGATGAATCTATTGCCAAGCTGACCAAGGAGAAGAAAGCCCTCCAAGAGAGCCATCAGCAGACACTGGATGACCTCCAGGCAGAGGAAGACAAAGTCAACACTCTGACCAAGGCCAAGACAAAGCTGGAACAGCAAGTGGACGAT CTTGAGGGCTCACTGGAGCAAGAGAAGAAGCTCCGCATGGACCTTGAGAGAGCCAAGAGGAAGCTTGAGGGAGATCTGAAACTGGCCCAGGAATCCATAATGGATCTGGAGAATGACAAGCAGCAATCTGAGGAGAAAATCAAGAA GAAGGACTTTGAGACCAGTCAGCTCCTCAGCAAGATTGAGGATGAACAGTCCCTTGGTGCTCAGCTTCAGAAGAAGATCAAGGAACTCCAg GCTCGCATtgaggagctggaggaagagATTGAGGCTGAGAGGGCTGCTCGGGCTAAGGTGGAGAAGCAGAGAGCTGATCTGTCCAGGGAGCTTGAGGAGATCAGTGAGAGGCTTGAGGAGGCTGGTGGTGCAACAGCTGCTCAGATTGAGATGAACAAGAAGCGTGAGGCTGAGTTTCAGAAGTTGCGTCGTGACCTTGAAGAGTCAACCCTGCAGCACGAATCTACTGCAGCAGCTCTCCGCAAGAAGCAGGCTGACAGCGTGGCAGAGCTGGGAGAGCAGATCGACAACCTCCAGCGTGTCAAGCAGAagctggagaaggagaagagcGAGTACAAGATGGAGATTGATGATCTCTCCAGCAACATGGAGGGTGTTGCCAAGGCAAAG GGCAATTTGGAGAAAATGTGCCGAACTCTTGAGGACCAGCTGAGTGAGTTGAAGGCCAAAAATGACGAGAACGTTCGCCAGCTGAACGACATCAATGCACAGAGGGCCAGACTTCAGACAGAGAATG GTGAGTTCTCTCGCCAGCTTGAGGAGAAGGAAGCTCTTGTTTCCCAGCTGACCAGAGGCAAGCAGGCCTTCACCCAGCAGATTGAGGAGCTCAAGAGGCACATTGAGGAAGAAGTGAAG GCAAAGAACGCCCTGGCCCATGGTGTTCAGTCAGCTCGCCATGATTGTGATCTGCTCAGAGAGCAGtttgaggaggagcaggaggccaaggctgagctgcagagaggaatGTCCAAGGCCAACAGCGAGGTGGCTCAGTGGAGAAGTAAATATGAGACTGATGCTATCCAGCGCactgaggagctggaggaggccaA GAAAAAGCTTGCCCAGCGCCTGCAGGAGGCCGAGGAATCCATTGAGGCTGTGAACTCCAAATGTGCCTCTTTGGAGAAGACCAAGCAGAGGCTGCAGGGTGAGGTGGAGGACCTCATGATTGATGTGGAGAGAGCAAACGCTCTGGCTGCCAACCTTGACAAGAAGCAGAGGAACTTTGATAAG GTCCTGGCAGAATGGAAGCAGAAGTATGAGGAGGGCCAGGCAGAACTGGAGGGAGCCCAGAAGGAGGCTCGTTCTCTCAGCACTGAGTTGTTCAAGATGAAGAACTCATATGAGGAGGCTCTGGATCACTTGGAGACCATGAAGAGGGAGAACAAGAACCTACAAC AGGAGATCTCAGATCTGACTGAACAGATTGGTGAGACTGGAAAGAGCATCCATGAGCTGGAAAAAGCCAAGAAGACTGTTGAGACTGAGAAATCTGAAATCCAGACTGCTTTGGAGGAAGCTGAG GGCACCTTGGAGCATGAGGAGGCCAAGATTCTCCGTGTTCAGCTTGAGCTGAACCAGGTCAAAGGTGAGGTCGACAGGAAGCTGGCAGAAAAGGATGAGGAGATGGAACAGATCAAGAGGAACAGCCAGAGGGTGATTGACTCCATGCAGAGCAATCTTGATGCTGAGGTCAGGAGCAGGAATGATGCCCTGAGAGTCAAAAAGAAAATGGAGGGAGACCTGAATGAGATGGAGATTCAGCTGAGCCATGCCAACAGGCAGGCTGCTGAGGCCCAGAAACAACTGAGGAACGTCCAGGGACAGCTCAAG GATGCTCAGCTGCACCTTGATGATGCTGTCAGAGGACAGGAAGACATGAAGGAGCAGGTTGCCATGGTGGAGCGCAGAAATGGTCTGATGGTGGCTGAGATTGACGAGCTGAGAGCCGCTCTGGAGCAGACCGAGAGAGGACGCAAAGTGGCTGAGCAGGAGTTGGTTGATGCTAGTGAGCGTGTCGGCCTGCTTCACTCTCAG AACACCAGCCTTCTGAACACCAAGAAGAAGTTGGAGTCTGACCTCGTCCAGGTCCAGAGTGAGGTGGATGATGCTGTTCAGGAAGCAAGAAACGCTGAGGAGAAAGCCAAAAAGGCTATCACTGAT GCTGCCATGATGGCTGAAGAGCTGAAGAAGGAGCAGGACACCAGCGCTCACCTggagaggatgaagaagaacTTGGAAGTCACAGTCAAGGACCTGCAGCACCGTCTGGATGAGGCTGAGAACCTGGCCATGAAGGGTGGCAAGAAGCAGCTCCAGAAACTGGAGTCCAGG GTGCGTGAGCTGGAAACTGAAGTTGAAGGTGAGCAGAGACGTGGAGCTGATGCTGTCAAAGGAGTTCGCAAATATGAGAGGAGAGTGAAGGAGCTGACCTACCAG ACTGAGGAGGACAAGAAGAACATGACCAGACTTCAAGATCTGGTGGACAAGCTGCAGCTCAAAGTCAAGGCTTACAagagacagtctgaggaggcT GAGGAGCAGGCCAACACTCACATGTCCAGGCTCAGAAAGGTTCAGCATGAGCTGGAAGAAGCTCAGGAGCGCGCTGACATCGCTGAGTCCCAGGTCAACAAGCTGAGAGCCAAGAGCCGTGATGCTGGAAAG agTGAGTCTGCTGAATAA